A section of the Brassica rapa cultivar Chiifu-401-42 unplaced genomic scaffold, CAAS_Brap_v3.01 Scaffold0577, whole genome shotgun sequence genome encodes:
- the LOC117130594 gene encoding probable WRKY transcription factor 10, whose translation MNDYDGNFMDDLSPLSSPRIREALAMLDQNENGLNPISKAFPQTNVSPDPQSEQRSGGLRNRMVGFDIPSLEIESISPFANSFRNPILVPSPILVISPGFSLSPFLQSPNMLSNSSSQIIPPCPIPNDAPPETVESSGDAHATMIISNNNLPHQPIDVDLPTQGGSDDIPMEKSVYITSHESNVDPTGPPLVPSFDSDVVAEADFMNTISLESGSKDNDKDREYNQEEDKVKDHNVVIEPPSRKRKFQVNIE comes from the exons ATGAATGATTATGATGGAAACTTTATGGATGATTTGTCCCCACTGTCCAGTCCTCGCATAAGAGAGGCATTAGCAATGCTGGATCAAAACGAAAATGGTCTAAATCCGATCAGCAAGGCGTTCCCTCAAACCAACGTATCACCTGATCCTCAGTCTGAACAAAGATCTGGTGGTCTCCGCAACAGAATGGTAGGATTTGATATTCCATCGCTCGAGATAGAGAGCATCAGTCCATTTGCTAATTCGTTCAGGAACCCGATTCTTGTTCCCTCTCCTATCCTCGTAATATCTCCAGGATTCAGTCTCTCTCCATTTTTACAATCTCCAAATATGTTGTCTAACTCTTCTTCACAG ATTATCCCTCCGTGTCCAATCCCTAATGATGCGCCTCCTGAGACGGTGGAAAGTTCTGGTGATGCCCATGCAACAATGATTATATCCAACAACAATCTTCCTCATCAGCCAATCGACGTTGATCTGCCTACACAAGGAG GCTCTGATGATATTCCAATGGAAAAATCTGTTTATATCACATCTCATGAATCTAATGTTGATCCCACTGGTCCTCCTTTAGTCCCTTCTTTTGATTCTGATGTTGTTGCTGAAGCTGATTTTATGAACACTATCTCCCTTGAAAGTGGTAGCAAAGATAATGACAAGGACAGAGAATACAACCAAGAGGAAGACAAAGTCAAAGATCACAACGTTGTTATAGAACCTCCATCTCGAAAGAGAAAGTTCCAAGTCAACATTGAGTaa